One Capsicum annuum cultivar UCD-10X-F1 chromosome 2, UCD10Xv1.1, whole genome shotgun sequence genomic window carries:
- the LOC107859999 gene encoding proteasome subunit beta type-1, whose protein sequence is MTKQQANWSPYDNNGGTCVAVAGADYCVIAADTRMSTGYNILTRDYSKIIKLADKCVMASSGFQADVRALQKVLASRHLIYQHQHNKQMSCPAMGQLLSNTLYYKRFFPYYSFNVLGGLDNEGKGCVFTYDAVGSYERVGYSSQGSGSTLIMPFLDNQLKSPSPLLLPAKDAVTPLSESEAIDLVKTCFASATERDIYTGDKLEIVVLNAGGIRREEMDLRKD, encoded by the exons ATGACGAAGCAGCAAGCTAACTGGTCTCCTTATGACAATAATGGCGG AACCTGTGTGGCAGTAGCTGGAGCAGATTACTGTGTAATTGCAGCAGATACTCGCATGTCCACTGGCTACAATATTCTTACTCGCGATTACTCCAAGATCATTAAACT AGCGGATAAATGTGTGATGGCGTCTTCAGGATTTCAGGCTGACGTGAGAGCTTTGCAAAAGGTTTTGGCATCAAGGCATCTG ATCTACCAGCACCAACACAATAAGCAGATGAGCTGTCCAGCTATGGGACAGCTGCTTTCGAACACACTGTACTACAAGCGTTTCTTCCCCTACTATTCATTCAATGTTCTAGGTGGCCTTGACAATGAAG GAAAGGGGTGTGTCTTCACGTATGATGCTGTGGGATCATATGAGAGGGTTGGCTACAGCTCTCAGGGTTCTGGTTCAACTCTGATCATGCCTTTCTTGGACAACCAACTGAAGTCTCCTAGTCCTCTGTTGCTGCCTGCCAAG GATGCCGTTACTCCACTTTCTGAATCAGAAGCCATTGATTTAGTTAAGACATGCTTCGCTTCAGCAACAGAAAGGGATATATACACT GGTGATAAACTGGAGATAGTCGTATTAAATGCTGGTGGCATTCGTCGAGAAGAAATGGATCTGAGGAAAGACTGA